The following proteins are co-located in the Pontiella agarivorans genome:
- a CDS encoding 1,4-dihydroxy-6-naphthoate synthase, giving the protein MQKNLVNIGYSTCPNDTFIFFKLAKQADICTHLHDVETLNEWAFEEKLDVTKLSYHAWLLVQEQYELLQCGSALGRGCGPLVISKNGKPLTEESVIAVPGKYTTAHLLLRLWNPKLKNRNFMPFDQIMDAVESGKADAGVIIHEGRFVYEEQGFQCLEDLGDWWESTTGQPIPLGCIAAHKRLGPAKIAEIEQRLKASIQHAFDDPESTKDYVKEHAQELADEVTTEHIKTYVNDFTLDLGDEGRAAIEALQKMAKEAGII; this is encoded by the coding sequence ATGCAAAAGAACCTTGTAAATATTGGCTATTCCACGTGTCCGAACGACACATTCATCTTTTTCAAGCTGGCGAAACAGGCGGATATTTGTACGCATTTGCACGATGTCGAAACGCTGAATGAGTGGGCTTTCGAAGAAAAGCTCGATGTAACGAAGCTGTCGTATCACGCCTGGCTGCTGGTGCAGGAACAGTATGAACTGCTGCAGTGCGGTTCGGCGCTGGGGCGCGGTTGCGGGCCGCTGGTGATTTCAAAAAACGGTAAACCTCTGACGGAGGAATCGGTCATTGCGGTGCCCGGAAAATACACCACGGCGCACCTGCTGCTGCGGCTGTGGAATCCGAAGCTGAAAAACCGGAACTTCATGCCCTTTGATCAGATTATGGATGCGGTGGAATCGGGGAAGGCCGACGCCGGCGTCATTATCCACGAGGGGCGCTTTGTTTATGAGGAGCAGGGGTTCCAATGTCTGGAAGATCTGGGCGACTGGTGGGAAAGTACAACCGGACAGCCGATTCCGCTGGGCTGCATCGCGGCGCACAAACGGCTGGGACCGGCAAAAATTGCGGAGATCGAACAGCGGCTCAAAGCATCCATACAGCACGCGTTTGATGATCCGGAATCGACGAAAGACTATGTCAAAGAGCACGCGCAGGAGCTTGCCGATGAGGTGACGACGGAGCACATTAAAACCTATGTAAATGATTTTACGCTCGATCTCGGCGACGAGGGCCGGGCGGCGATTGAGGCCTTGCAGAAGATGGCGAAGGAAGCCGGTATTATTTAG
- a CDS encoding REP-associated tyrosine transposase, with protein sequence MEQRNKFYDRRRPAHQSTVDRFNSSRIIFLTVCAEKRKPIFAGEQAHRHILASWIKADAWVVGRYMIMPDHIHLFCSPVGMEYPSLKTWVNYWKSLSARTWPEKHVGKVWQRDFWDTRLRKGDSYTEKWNYVENNPVRAGLVTEADFWPYQGEICGLQWHE encoded by the coding sequence ATGGAACAGCGAAATAAATTTTATGATCGAAGACGTCCGGCTCATCAATCGACCGTCGATAGATTTAATTCGTCGCGGATCATTTTTCTAACGGTGTGTGCTGAAAAACGTAAGCCGATTTTCGCCGGTGAACAGGCGCATAGACATATATTGGCATCATGGATAAAAGCTGATGCCTGGGTTGTCGGTCGATACATGATCATGCCCGATCATATTCATTTGTTCTGTTCGCCCGTGGGGATGGAATACCCTTCGTTAAAAACCTGGGTGAACTACTGGAAATCGCTTTCAGCACGAACCTGGCCGGAGAAACATGTCGGGAAAGTGTGGCAGAGGGATTTTTGGGATACCCGGTTGCGAAAAGGTGACAGCTATACTGAAAAGTGGAACTATGTTGAAAATAATCCTGTTCGTGCAGGTTTGGTAACTGAGGCTGACTTTTGGCCATATCAAGGAGAGATTTGTGGATTGCAATGGCATGAATAA
- a CDS encoding assimilatory sulfite reductase (NADPH) flavoprotein subunit, protein MSTQPTPNTGLDAQLVGQLNALAASLTPAQLAWVGGYFTGLSAQNAGSALPAVAAAGGGDPEAVLTVLYGSQTGHARSVAEELRDAAQEAGLAVELVSMGKFKEKNLKKLKYVAVVTSTQGEGDPPDDALNLVEYMNSNKAPKLEDFQFAVLGLGDSSYEFYCKTGKDFDARLEELGGKRILDRVDLDVDFDDGAEAWIPQAVEAFKDIIPAGGASAAAPATGSFGATAPAVHYSRKKPLQTRLLTCQKITGRHSEKDIRHIEIDLEDSGLTYQPGDALGIYFKNDEELVNDLLRLLEIDPAETVHVNDEPKPVKNALLENYELTLLHPGFVTEYTELTEAPELMKIVAETESLRDYVETRQIIDVVREYPDALAPEIFIGLLRKLTPRLYSIASSQSEVEEEVHLTVGVVEYEAHGYPHLGGASGYLGHRLNEGEDVLIYVESNDNFRLPEDDNTPIIMIGPGTGVAPFRAFMQERAAKDAPGDSWLFFGNPHFTEDFLYQTEWQEFLEDGALTKIDLAFSRDQEHKVYVQHRITEQARELWNWIQRGAHIYVCGDESRMAHDVHQALLDVVAEKGGYSTEEAEDYLVQLRKDGRYQKDVY, encoded by the coding sequence ATGTCAACACAACCTACACCAAACACGGGGCTTGATGCCCAACTCGTCGGCCAGCTGAATGCACTGGCTGCTTCGCTCACCCCGGCCCAGCTCGCCTGGGTTGGTGGATACTTCACCGGACTCAGCGCCCAGAACGCCGGCTCCGCCCTTCCGGCTGTTGCCGCCGCAGGCGGCGGCGATCCGGAAGCCGTACTGACCGTTCTTTACGGTTCGCAGACCGGGCACGCCCGGTCCGTGGCGGAAGAACTGCGCGATGCCGCACAGGAAGCCGGTCTCGCTGTGGAGCTGGTTTCCATGGGTAAATTTAAAGAGAAAAACCTCAAAAAGCTTAAATACGTCGCCGTCGTGACGTCCACCCAGGGCGAAGGCGATCCGCCGGATGATGCGCTCAATCTGGTGGAATACATGAATTCCAACAAGGCCCCGAAACTCGAAGACTTCCAATTCGCGGTGCTCGGCCTCGGCGACAGCTCCTATGAATTCTACTGCAAAACCGGTAAGGATTTCGATGCCCGTCTTGAAGAGCTCGGCGGAAAACGAATTCTCGATCGCGTCGATCTGGATGTGGATTTTGACGACGGTGCCGAAGCGTGGATCCCGCAAGCGGTTGAAGCATTCAAGGACATCATTCCCGCCGGCGGCGCATCAGCGGCGGCTCCGGCCACAGGCAGTTTCGGAGCGACCGCACCGGCTGTTCATTACAGCCGTAAAAAACCGCTGCAGACCCGCCTGCTCACCTGCCAGAAAATCACCGGACGCCATTCCGAAAAAGATATCCGCCACATTGAAATCGATCTGGAAGATTCGGGGCTCACCTATCAGCCGGGCGATGCACTGGGCATCTACTTCAAAAATGATGAAGAGCTGGTAAATGATCTGCTCAGACTGCTGGAGATCGATCCGGCCGAAACCGTGCATGTAAACGACGAACCCAAACCGGTGAAAAACGCATTGCTCGAAAATTATGAGCTCACCCTGCTGCACCCGGGATTTGTTACGGAATATACCGAGCTCACCGAAGCGCCCGAACTGATGAAAATCGTCGCAGAAACTGAATCGCTGCGCGACTATGTGGAAACCCGCCAGATTATTGATGTGGTGCGTGAATATCCCGATGCCCTGGCCCCGGAAATCTTTATCGGTCTGCTGCGCAAACTGACGCCGCGCCTTTACTCCATTGCCTCCAGCCAGAGCGAAGTGGAAGAGGAAGTGCATCTGACCGTCGGCGTGGTGGAATATGAAGCGCACGGCTATCCCCACCTCGGCGGCGCGTCGGGCTATCTCGGCCACCGTCTGAACGAAGGCGAAGATGTGCTGATTTATGTGGAATCCAACGATAATTTCCGCCTGCCGGAAGATGACAACACGCCGATCATCATGATTGGCCCGGGAACCGGTGTTGCTCCGTTCCGCGCCTTTATGCAGGAGCGCGCCGCAAAGGATGCGCCCGGCGACAGCTGGCTCTTTTTCGGCAATCCGCACTTTACCGAGGATTTCCTCTACCAGACCGAATGGCAGGAGTTTCTTGAAGACGGCGCACTGACTAAAATCGATCTCGCCTTCTCGCGCGACCAGGAACACAAAGTGTATGTCCAGCACCGTATCACCGAGCAGGCCCGGGAACTCTGGAACTGGATCCAGCGCGGTGCTCATATTTATGTCTGCGGCGATGAATCCCGTATGGCGCACGATGTCCACCAGGCCCTGCTCGATGTCGTGGCCGAAAAAGGCGGATACAGCACCGAGGAAGCCGAAGATTATCTCGTACAGCTCCGCAAGGACGGACGCTACCAGAAGGATGTGTATTAA
- a CDS encoding phosphoadenylyl-sulfate reductase, which produces MNNLSTLFKGVEPKDSLEVLSRAIDHFGDEICMATSFQVGGLVLLDMLHQVGKPVRVFSIDTGRLPEETYECADAIRHKYGIHVEWVFPRHEAVEKLETDKGLFSFKESTENRQECCGIRKVEPLGRALEGYSAWITGRRKEQSKTRGGLEFIESDPVHEGLVKINPLIHWSKGDLWYYAEEHKVPHNRLYDEGYLSIGCAPCTRPCREGEDERAGRWWWESPEHKECGLHLNFKNGGGI; this is translated from the coding sequence ATGAATAATCTAAGTACATTATTTAAAGGCGTAGAACCGAAGGACTCCCTCGAAGTCCTCTCCCGGGCCATTGATCATTTCGGCGACGAAATCTGCATGGCGACCAGCTTTCAGGTCGGCGGTCTGGTGCTGCTGGACATGCTGCACCAGGTCGGCAAACCGGTGCGCGTTTTTTCCATTGATACGGGACGCCTGCCGGAAGAGACCTACGAATGCGCCGACGCCATCCGTCATAAATACGGTATTCATGTGGAATGGGTATTCCCCCGCCACGAAGCCGTTGAAAAACTGGAAACAGACAAAGGACTTTTTTCATTTAAGGAAAGTACCGAGAACCGGCAGGAGTGCTGCGGCATCCGCAAAGTTGAACCGCTCGGCCGCGCCCTGGAAGGCTATAGCGCATGGATTACCGGGCGCCGCAAAGAACAAAGCAAAACCCGCGGCGGCCTTGAATTTATCGAATCCGACCCGGTGCACGAAGGATTGGTTAAAATCAATCCGCTGATCCATTGGTCGAAGGGCGATCTCTGGTATTATGCCGAAGAGCACAAAGTTCCCCACAACCGCCTCTACGACGAAGGCTATCTCTCCATCGGCTGTGCTCCCTGCACCCGCCCCTGCCGCGAAGGCGAGGACGAACGCGCCGGCCGCTGGTGGTGGGAAAGTCCGGAGCACAAAGAGTGCGGCCTGCACCTCAACTTTAAAAACGGCGGCGGCATTTAG
- the ubiE gene encoding bifunctional demethylmenaquinone methyltransferase/2-methoxy-6-polyprenyl-1,4-benzoquinol methylase UbiE, protein MTKHSTERDTLISAEENREMFDRIAKNYDVANRAISMGMDKGWRKKTVQLLKPFRGGRYLDIGTGTGDLVFEILDQSANVLIDGIDPSEQMLAIAKDKAQKKKVGDSVSFFAADALELPMEGETYDGIVSGFCFRNIERRQKALEEMRRVLKPGGILVILEATYPDKAWVRLGYKLYTPLVPMIGKILGGGSAYKYLMDSIEDFPKPDTVTDMFSAAGYSKVQCSPMTMGTVCIFSGKK, encoded by the coding sequence ATGACTAAGCATTCTACAGAACGGGACACCCTGATTTCCGCAGAGGAAAATCGCGAGATGTTTGACCGCATTGCGAAAAATTATGATGTGGCCAACCGGGCGATTTCCATGGGGATGGATAAGGGCTGGCGGAAAAAGACGGTACAGCTGCTCAAGCCGTTTCGCGGCGGGCGTTATCTCGATATCGGCACCGGAACCGGGGATCTGGTGTTTGAGATTCTCGACCAGTCAGCCAATGTGCTGATTGACGGGATTGATCCGTCGGAGCAGATGCTGGCGATTGCAAAGGACAAGGCGCAAAAAAAGAAGGTGGGCGATTCGGTCTCTTTTTTTGCGGCCGATGCGCTGGAGCTGCCGATGGAAGGCGAGACTTATGACGGGATTGTTTCGGGGTTCTGTTTCCGTAATATAGAGCGGCGCCAAAAGGCGCTGGAGGAAATGCGGCGCGTGTTGAAGCCCGGCGGTATACTGGTGATTCTGGAGGCGACTTATCCCGATAAAGCGTGGGTGCGTCTCGGCTATAAATTGTATACGCCGCTGGTTCCCATGATTGGAAAAATCCTTGGGGGCGGTTCGGCATACAAATATCTGATGGATTCAATTGAAGATTTTCCGAAGCCGGATACCGTGACGGACATGTTCAGCGCGGCCGGTTATTCGAAGGTGCAGTGCAGCCCCATGACGATGGGCACCGTGTGTATATTCTCCGGGAAGAAATGA
- a CDS encoding menaquinone biosynthetic enzyme MqnA/MqnD family protein, producing the protein MNDKDKFVFAGAPYSNSAPLVDKLTDVDERVKVINDHPACLVRDLKSGKCDVALIPVAHYFAHPELKMIEGLGVAADGPVQSVLLKCNKKMGQIKTIARDPASATSNALAELLMTKYFKQNIEMHDFQTLEKPDAAVVIGDRALCADPAPAGDIDLAEAWQKWTKLPFVFAVWAVRKDFEYYDDVSEIAHKSYAAGFRDMEAIAERYAGKLGGALEFWLDYLDNSIHYKLDAQDLEGMNRFRKLLSR; encoded by the coding sequence ATGAACGATAAAGATAAATTTGTTTTTGCAGGTGCACCGTACAGCAATTCCGCACCGCTGGTGGATAAATTGACGGATGTGGATGAGCGAGTGAAGGTGATCAATGATCATCCGGCATGTCTGGTTCGAGATTTGAAATCCGGAAAATGCGATGTGGCATTGATTCCGGTAGCGCACTATTTTGCACATCCCGAGCTGAAGATGATTGAAGGGCTGGGCGTTGCGGCGGATGGTCCGGTGCAGAGTGTGCTGCTGAAATGCAATAAGAAGATGGGGCAGATCAAAACGATTGCACGGGATCCCGCGTCGGCGACCTCAAATGCGCTGGCCGAACTGCTGATGACCAAATACTTCAAGCAGAACATCGAGATGCATGATTTCCAGACGCTGGAAAAGCCGGATGCGGCGGTGGTGATCGGCGACCGCGCCCTTTGTGCGGATCCGGCACCGGCCGGGGATATTGATCTGGCTGAAGCCTGGCAGAAATGGACGAAACTGCCCTTTGTGTTTGCGGTGTGGGCCGTGCGCAAGGATTTTGAGTATTATGACGACGTATCGGAAATTGCCCATAAATCCTATGCCGCCGGATTCCGCGATATGGAGGCCATTGCGGAACGGTATGCCGGAAAACTGGGCGGTGCACTGGAATTCTGGCTCGATTATCTGGATAACTCCATCCACTACAAGCTGGATGCGCAGGATCTGGAAGGCATGAATCGTTTCCGCAAGCTGTTGAGCCGCTGA
- a CDS encoding UbiX family flavin prenyltransferase, translated as MKLVVAMTGASGALATKLLIEKSQWPVTLVASRMGRYVYEQEAGPFEALEALASEVWKDGDLSATIASGSVPTIGMVIMPCSANTLGKVASGIADSLVTRAAHCQLKEGRKVVLCIREAPWTLINTQNAVRVAEAGGTIMPMSPPYYMAKDRDPNTVSMVDMLGCYCDHVLSLFGQAAPKTWEDIR; from the coding sequence ATGAAACTGGTTGTTGCCATGACAGGGGCGTCGGGGGCGCTGGCTACGAAACTGCTGATTGAAAAATCGCAGTGGCCGGTAACGCTCGTCGCGAGCCGTATGGGCCGCTATGTGTATGAGCAGGAGGCCGGACCGTTTGAGGCGCTTGAAGCGCTGGCTTCCGAGGTCTGGAAAGACGGCGATCTGAGTGCCACGATTGCTTCCGGATCGGTTCCAACCATCGGAATGGTGATTATGCCGTGCTCGGCGAATACGCTGGGCAAGGTGGCGTCCGGGATTGCCGATTCGCTGGTGACCCGTGCGGCGCATTGTCAGCTGAAAGAGGGGCGCAAGGTGGTGCTCTGTATCCGTGAAGCGCCGTGGACGCTGATTAATACGCAGAATGCGGTGCGGGTGGCCGAGGCCGGGGGAACGATTATGCCGATGTCGCCGCCGTATTATATGGCGAAAGATCGCGACCCGAACACCGTGTCAATGGTTGATATGCTGGGCTGCTACTGCGATCACGTGCTGTCTCTGTTCGGGCAGGCCGCGCCGAAAACCTGGGAAGACATTCGATAG
- the cysI gene encoding assimilatory sulfite reductase (NADPH) hemoprotein subunit, whose translation MSEEKKLSENEHIKARSRHLRGTIEEGLQNLVTGALSPDDTQLTKFHGFYQQDDRDIRDERRHQKLEPLHSFMLRARLPGGVITAEQWKAIDEISRNLTSGGIRLTTRQTFQYHGILKRNVKPLIQGINKVMIDSVAACGDVNRNVLCNTNPVESELHETIYNDAVAVSKHLLPKTGAYHEIWLDKEKVANFEEEVEPILGDTYLPRKFKIAIAVPPHNDVDVNGNDLSFVAIVKDGNLLGYDVLAGGGMGASHGEPDTYPQIAKNFGFIEPRDLCTFAEAFVTTQRDFGDRENRKHARLKYTIDDMGVDTFKSHVEERTGKKFKKAKPYEFTMHSDRFGWVENADGTWNLTMFIEHGRIKDYEDGPQMMTGLLKIADLHQGNFRITATQNLIVAQVAKSKKAKIEKLAKEHGLFRPEASLLRLNSMACVALPTCGLAMAEAERYLPDLITKLEAMVDKYGLSDQPIVIRMTGCPNGCARPYLAEIAFIGKAPGKYNLYLGGDGKGTRLVKLYKENIGEEEILQTLEPLIESYSKERKKGEGFGDFCVRTEVVPPIYDGRDFHKNPEGFLSSGI comes from the coding sequence ATGTCTGAAGAAAAAAAACTGAGTGAAAACGAACACATTAAAGCCCGCAGCCGCCATCTGCGCGGAACCATTGAAGAAGGTTTGCAGAATCTCGTCACAGGTGCCCTGTCGCCGGATGATACACAGCTCACTAAATTCCATGGTTTTTATCAGCAGGACGACCGCGACATCCGCGATGAACGCCGGCACCAGAAACTCGAACCGCTGCACAGCTTCATGCTTCGCGCCCGGCTGCCCGGCGGTGTAATTACGGCCGAACAATGGAAAGCCATCGATGAGATTTCACGCAATCTCACCAGCGGCGGCATCCGCCTGACGACCCGTCAGACCTTTCAGTATCACGGCATTCTCAAGCGCAATGTAAAACCGCTGATTCAGGGCATCAATAAAGTCATGATCGATTCCGTTGCGGCCTGTGGCGATGTCAACCGAAACGTACTCTGCAACACCAATCCGGTGGAATCGGAGCTCCACGAAACCATCTATAACGATGCGGTTGCCGTCAGCAAACACCTGCTGCCGAAAACCGGGGCCTATCATGAAATCTGGCTCGATAAGGAAAAGGTCGCCAATTTTGAAGAAGAAGTGGAACCGATTCTCGGCGACACCTATCTGCCGCGCAAATTCAAGATCGCCATTGCCGTCCCTCCCCACAACGATGTGGATGTCAACGGCAACGATCTCAGTTTTGTGGCAATCGTCAAAGACGGCAACCTGCTGGGCTACGACGTCCTCGCCGGCGGCGGTATGGGCGCCTCCCACGGCGAACCCGACACCTATCCGCAGATTGCGAAAAACTTCGGGTTTATTGAACCCCGGGATCTCTGCACCTTTGCAGAAGCCTTTGTCACCACCCAGCGCGATTTCGGCGACCGCGAAAATCGCAAACATGCCCGTCTGAAATACACCATCGACGACATGGGCGTGGATACTTTCAAAAGCCACGTGGAAGAGCGTACCGGCAAAAAATTCAAAAAGGCCAAGCCCTATGAATTCACGATGCACTCCGACCGCTTCGGCTGGGTGGAAAATGCGGACGGCACATGGAATCTTACGATGTTCATCGAGCACGGCCGCATCAAAGATTACGAAGACGGCCCGCAAATGATGACCGGACTGTTGAAAATCGCCGATCTGCACCAGGGAAATTTCCGCATTACCGCCACCCAGAACCTGATCGTGGCGCAGGTGGCCAAAAGTAAAAAAGCCAAAATCGAGAAACTGGCCAAAGAACACGGGCTTTTCCGCCCGGAAGCCAGCCTGCTGCGTCTGAACAGCATGGCCTGTGTCGCCCTGCCGACCTGCGGACTGGCCATGGCCGAAGCCGAACGTTATCTGCCGGATCTCATCACGAAACTTGAGGCGATGGTCGACAAATACGGCCTGTCCGATCAGCCGATTGTGATTCGTATGACCGGCTGCCCGAACGGCTGCGCCCGGCCCTATCTGGCGGAAATCGCTTTTATCGGTAAAGCGCCCGGGAAATACAACCTCTATCTCGGCGGCGACGGCAAAGGCACCCGGCTGGTTAAACTCTACAAGGAAAACATCGGTGAAGAGGAAATTCTCCAGACTCTGGAACCGCTGATTGAAAGCTATTCCAAAGAACGGAAAAAAGGCGAAGGCTTCGGCGATTTCTGCGTCCGGACCGAAGTCGTTCCCCCGATCTACGACGGCCGCGATTTCCACAAAAATCCGGAAGGCTTCCTCTCCAGCGGAATTTAA
- a CDS encoding PEP-CTERM sorting domain-containing protein: MVRSCLLIISAAFAACSVQALEVPVGTTNHSEGYLVISPYSNDNQLLVQGTLEATGLVVGDNCYDSVAIVAGGAVSVNKVYVGSSSRGCELLVHNGGVLTASAFSLYGDATQGVAYPTLRNSVTVTGAGSLLNITDQLTVWSPDAPGEPGQFEEPREIPAYLRVSSGGEVRAGSLSVTNGSWVSVESGGTLTVESDLNASEDNLYLHSGSSLTVGGTLSGLDVVGDGCMVEAGHVIGNLLVNGYFSMGSEDGVVDGDLMLTDEGTLDIRAASTLTVTGDMTLDGQLNVIFEEFEIPEYGDFVQLFEIQGSVSGAFDSVTPLAVDGLEWDTSELYTTGTLQVIPEPSTLALMGLSAGLVVMYRRATAHRS, translated from the coding sequence ATGGTGCGGAGTTGTTTACTTATTATTTCAGCGGCTTTTGCCGCGTGTTCGGTTCAGGCCCTGGAAGTTCCGGTTGGTACCACCAATCATTCCGAGGGGTATCTGGTCATTTCGCCGTATTCCAACGATAATCAGTTGTTGGTGCAGGGTACTCTGGAGGCAACGGGGCTGGTCGTCGGGGACAACTGTTACGACTCCGTGGCCATCGTCGCCGGCGGTGCTGTTTCTGTGAACAAAGTATACGTCGGGAGTTCCTCGCGCGGCTGTGAATTGCTGGTACATAATGGCGGCGTGCTGACAGCGTCCGCCTTCAGTCTGTACGGTGATGCGACGCAGGGGGTTGCATACCCCACGTTGCGCAATTCGGTAACGGTTACCGGTGCCGGGTCGCTGCTGAATATTACGGACCAGCTCACGGTGTGGTCGCCGGATGCCCCGGGTGAGCCGGGGCAGTTTGAGGAGCCCCGCGAAATTCCGGCCTATCTGCGTGTATCGTCCGGCGGTGAAGTCCGCGCCGGATCTCTTTCGGTGACCAACGGCAGCTGGGTATCCGTTGAATCGGGCGGAACGCTGACGGTTGAATCCGACCTCAATGCCTCCGAAGATAATCTTTATCTGCATTCCGGCAGCTCGCTGACTGTCGGGGGGACCCTGAGCGGGCTTGATGTGGTGGGGGATGGCTGCATGGTTGAGGCGGGTCATGTCATAGGAAATCTTCTCGTTAATGGATATTTTTCAATGGGTTCGGAGGATGGTGTTGTGGATGGTGATCTGATGCTCACCGATGAAGGAACGCTTGATATTCGTGCCGCAAGCACACTGACCGTTACCGGAGATATGACGCTGGATGGCCAGCTGAATGTTATATTTGAAGAGTTTGAAATTCCGGAATATGGGGATTTTGTCCAGCTGTTCGAAATTCAGGGCAGTGTTTCCGGGGCATTCGATTCGGTGACTCCGCTCGCGGTGGACGGACTGGAATGGGACACGTCGGAGCTCTACACCACCGGAACGCTGCAGGTTATACCGGAACCGTCCACACTTGCTTTGATGGGGTTGTCGGCAGGGCTGGTGGTTATGTATCGCCGGGCCACGGCGCAT
- a CDS encoding UbiA-like polyprenyltransferase, with translation MIGIHFATPMEAQPFLDRGVPDGCTVEISEEMGLEAARISTEKLVEQGCTTIINAGVCGALNNRLERGGVYRVSMVSMEELKAAVNVGVGIGLKRLVSVQEPVFQPERKKELSKYGELVDMEGYAVARVCEAHDIPCILLKGVTDFGDGNGKEDIQKHIAPVSETVADAVFQCLEGLQREEGETEQDAPSTFWQKIHSFTKVEHTVFSLPLLFAGAWIGAAGMPSIKALLLIALAGVGARTFGMAVNRIFDRNIDAENPRTKNRELASGALSMAQGWGVAITGLVLYFLACFLLGSTVLKLSLFPLIPLALYSLLKRFTPLCHYGIGVCLAVAPLAAYIAVTNSVDFPSPLILLALFAFFWISGFDIIYALMDIEFDRAHGVRSVPAALGERGALLVAAVTHMISFALLVLLWMSVGGVASFVALLVAFVAFGAAYLPCIPIPVRFFPISAIAGISGALVVLLGV, from the coding sequence ATGATTGGAATTCATTTTGCGACGCCGATGGAGGCGCAGCCTTTTTTGGATCGGGGTGTGCCGGACGGATGTACGGTGGAGATTTCTGAGGAGATGGGGCTTGAGGCGGCCCGGATTTCCACGGAAAAGCTGGTGGAACAGGGTTGCACGACGATCATCAATGCCGGGGTCTGCGGTGCGTTGAACAACCGGCTGGAACGCGGCGGCGTTTATCGGGTTTCCATGGTCAGTATGGAAGAGCTTAAAGCGGCGGTAAATGTCGGCGTAGGCATCGGCCTGAAACGGCTGGTGAGTGTTCAGGAACCGGTCTTTCAGCCGGAGCGGAAAAAGGAACTTTCAAAATACGGCGAGCTGGTCGATATGGAAGGCTATGCGGTCGCCCGCGTCTGCGAGGCCCATGATATTCCCTGTATTCTGCTGAAGGGTGTGACGGATTTCGGCGATGGAAACGGGAAGGAAGATATTCAGAAGCACATCGCGCCGGTTTCGGAAACGGTGGCGGATGCGGTTTTCCAATGTCTGGAAGGGCTTCAGCGCGAAGAGGGGGAAACGGAGCAGGATGCTCCGTCTACGTTCTGGCAGAAAATTCATTCCTTCACCAAAGTCGAACACACGGTGTTCAGTCTGCCGCTGCTGTTTGCCGGTGCGTGGATCGGGGCGGCGGGCATGCCGTCGATCAAAGCATTATTGCTGATTGCTCTGGCCGGTGTGGGGGCGCGGACGTTCGGTATGGCGGTGAACCGCATCTTCGACCGAAACATTGATGCCGAAAATCCGCGGACCAAAAACCGCGAGCTGGCCAGCGGTGCGCTTTCGATGGCGCAGGGGTGGGGCGTGGCGATTACGGGGCTGGTGCTCTATTTTCTTGCCTGCTTTCTGCTGGGATCGACCGTACTGAAGCTGTCGTTGTTTCCCTTGATTCCGTTGGCGCTCTATTCGCTGCTGAAACGGTTTACGCCGCTGTGCCATTACGGGATCGGGGTCTGCCTGGCGGTGGCGCCGCTGGCGGCATATATTGCGGTCACTAATTCGGTTGATTTTCCTTCTCCGCTTATTCTGCTGGCGCTGTTTGCCTTTTTCTGGATCAGCGGGTTCGATATTATCTATGCGTTGATGGATATCGAATTCGACCGTGCGCACGGGGTGCGTTCGGTACCGGCGGCGCTGGGGGAACGCGGGGCCCTGCTGGTGGCGGCGGTGACGCATATGATTTCGTTTGCGCTGCTGGTGCTGCTCTGGATGAGTGTCGGCGGCGTTGCGTCGTTCGTGGCGCTATTGGTTGCATTCGTTGCATTCGGCGCGGCCTACTTGCCATGCATTCCGATTCCCGTTAGATTTTTCCCGATCTCAGCCATTGCCGGAATTTCCGGTGCACTGGTTGTTTTGCTGGGTGTATAG